A segment of the Pseudomonas serboccidentalis genome:
CTGTTTCGCGTGGTCGCTCGGGAAATCATCGAGCAACGCCGCGAAACCGAGCGCTATCGCTGCTACATCACCGATCTGGATCTGTCGGGCCTGCTCGGTGATGGTCAGAGTTCAAGCAATCTGTATCTGCGCTACAAGGCTGACCTGGAGCGCGCCCTGAACGAGGCGCTCGAACAGGTCTGAGAGGGGGTTACTCGCGGAAATCACCGCCGTTGGCCGGCTGCGATTCGACTTCCAGCAACGTCAGCTTCAGAGTCTTGCCACCCGGAGCCGGCCAGTCGATGTGCTGACCGACCTTCAGGCCCAGCAACGCGCTGCCGACCGGTGCCAGGATCGAGATCTTGCCTTCGTCGGCGTTGGCATCCTTGGGATAGACCAGCGTCAGGTGATAGTCCTTGCCACTGCCTTCTTCGCGGCAATGCACGCGGGAATTCATCGTCACGACATCGGCGGGCACTTCCTCGTGTCCGACCACGGTGTCAGCGCGATCCAGTTCGGTTTGCAGCGCGATCACGCCCGGCAGCGTGTCATCCAGGCTGTCGATCAGGCGCTCCAGACGTTGCACGTCCAGACGGGTAAGGGTGATGGAAGGTGCGGTCATGATCCGGGCAGACTCCTTTCTTCTGCACACAAAAAAAGCAAAACCCCGCCAAAAAAGGCGGGGTTTTCACCAAGCCTCGATGGGTTGAGGCGTGTTCGGACACTATCACAGCTCAAAAAATATACAAGCCACCGCCGGACGACGCGCGATCCCTGTAAGAGCTGCCGCAGGCTGCGATCTTTGCTTTTAAAGGATCAAGATCAAAAGATCGCAGCCTGCGGCAGCGCCTACAGGGAGGTCGCTCTGCGATTGGCAGCCTGGGCAACAATCACCCGCCGCCGCTCATCATCCGCCGAGCGCCACTCGCGAATGTCTTCGACATGCCGCGCGCAGCCGAGGCAGACCTTCTGTTCGTCCAGCCGGCACACACCCGTGCACGGCGACGGCACCGCCGGGCTGACGTTGCTGTAGAGCGGTTTGGGAGGACGAACAGGAGCGGTGCCAGTCACGGAATCACAAACCTTCGAAATCGAATTCGACGCCGGCCTGCTGCTTGACGATGCGCTCGAGCATTTCGCCCAGTTGCTCTTCGCTCTTGTCGCACATCCAGCGCTCACTTTCTTCGTCGTAGTCGAAGTGGAAACCACCGGACACCGCCGCCAGCCACAGCTGACGAAGCGGCTCCTGGCGGCTGAAGATCAGTTGCGAGCCATTTTCGAACTTGACGGTCAAGACACCTGCCGAGCTCTCCAGGTCAATATCCAGGTCGCTGTCATCAAAGATATCTTCCAGCGTCTGCTGGGTAGCATCGACCAGATCGTGGAAACGGGCTTCGGACAAACTCATTGCGGCAACCTCAAAAAATGTCTGATCAGGCTCAAGCGCCGAAAGATACGGACGCTTCCGGCCGATTGCAAAGATTAACGACCAAGCACCGTTTCCCATCCAGCACTGGCCCCTGTGGAGCGAGCTT
Coding sequences within it:
- a CDS encoding DUF1289 domain-containing protein, which gives rise to MTGTAPVRPPKPLYSNVSPAVPSPCTGVCRLDEQKVCLGCARHVEDIREWRSADDERRRVIVAQAANRRATSL
- the rnk gene encoding nucleoside diphosphate kinase regulator, with the translated sequence MTAPSITLTRLDVQRLERLIDSLDDTLPGVIALQTELDRADTVVGHEEVPADVVTMNSRVHCREEGSGKDYHLTLVYPKDANADEGKISILAPVGSALLGLKVGQHIDWPAPGGKTLKLTLLEVESQPANGGDFRE
- the cyaY gene encoding iron donor protein CyaY — translated: MSLSEARFHDLVDATQQTLEDIFDDSDLDIDLESSAGVLTVKFENGSQLIFSRQEPLRQLWLAAVSGGFHFDYDEESERWMCDKSEEQLGEMLERIVKQQAGVEFDFEGL